The following are encoded in a window of Carya illinoinensis cultivar Pawnee chromosome 15, C.illinoinensisPawnee_v1, whole genome shotgun sequence genomic DNA:
- the LOC122297487 gene encoding laccase-14-like, with the protein MELNKIGLSLGFLCFVFLHGVLADCSTATRKVHRYNFILRETSFTRLCTTKKMLTVNGKWPGPKIQVCKGDTAFVHVHNAGKYGVTIHWHGVKQPRNPWSDGPENVTQCPIQPGKSFTYEVTFSDEEGTVWWHAHSDWSRATVHGAIVVLPANGTTYPFRKPDAEQLLILGEWYNGDLKEIIDNATETGAAPAESNAYTINGQPGFPNKCSKETTYRLHVQYGKTYLLRLINAVMNEEMFFGIANHKLTVVAQDGAYIKPITTNYIMTSPGQTFDILLTANQPPSYYYIAASPFFDAGSIATYDSSNTSAILEYTGIFAPPASPPYPSLPNITDRAAADSFTNRLRALASPAHQINVPKKINKRLFVTVSLNQILCPGATCGGPNGNRLSSSLNNISFATSTIDILQAYYRSLPGVFTKDFPDRPPYVFNYTGDVGDNTLFTHQGTNVTMINYGAAVEIVFQGTNVEDGEFHPMHLHGYSFYSVGTGYGNYDEITSPKTYNLKDPPEVNTVALPRNGWVAIRFIANNPGVWFLHCHLERHASWGMGTVLIVKNGPTKETSIRPPPPNMPRCS; encoded by the exons ATGGAACTAAACAAGATAGGCTTGAGCCTGGGTTTCCTATGCTTCGTGTTTTTGCATGGAGTTCTGGCAGATTGCAGTACTGCTACTCGCAAAGTCCACCGCTACAACTTTATT CTGAGGGAGACGAGTTTTACAAGGCTATGTACCACAAAGAAAATGTTGACAGTAAATGGCAAATGGCCTGGCCCGAAAATCCAAGTTTGCAAAGGGGATACTGCATTTGTACATGTTCACAATGCCGGCAAATATGGTGTCACTATTCACTG GCACGGAGTGAAGCAGCCAAGAAATCCATGGTCGGATGGTCCTGAGAACGTCACACAGTGCCCTATTCAACCAGGAAAAAGCTTCACTTACGAGGTTACATTTTCAGATGAAGAAGGAACCGTTTGGTGGCACGCCCACAGTGACTGGTCCCGGGCCACAGTCCACGGTGCCATTGTCGTCTTACCTGCAAACGGAACCACTTACCCTTTCCGCAAACCCGATGCCGAACAACTGCTTATACTCG GGGAATGGTACAATGGAGATCTCAAGGAAATAATTGATAACGCAACTGAAACCGGTGCTGCTCCAGCTGAATCCAATGCCTATACCATCAATGGCCAACCAGGATTCCCAAATAAGTGCTCCAAGG AAACAACATATCGTCTGCACGTTCAATACGGCAAGACATATCTTCTCCGTCTGATAAATGCCGTGATGAATGAAGAAATGTTCTTTGGAATCGCAAATCACAAGCTCACAGTTGTGGCCCAAGATGGAGCATACATAAAACCCATAACCACAAATTACATCATGACAAGTCCAGGACAAACCTTTGACATCCTGCTCACTGCAAACCAACCTCCAAGTTATTATTACATAGCTGCGAGTCCCTTCTTCGATGCCGGTTCTATTGCTACATACGACAGTTCGAACACTTCTGCAATTCTCGAGTATACCGGCATTTTTGCTCCTCCAGCCTCTCCTCCATATCCTTCCCTTCCTAATATAACGGACAGGGCTGCTGCAGACAGCTTCACAAATCGTTTAAGGGCATTGGCGAGTCCTGCACACCAAATTAATGTCcccaaaaaaatcaacaaaagattATTCGTGACAGTTAGTCTAAACCAGATACTTTGCCCTGGTGCAACTTGTGGGGGTCCAAATGGTAATAGGCTGTCATCAAGCTTAAATAACATCAGTTTCGCGACCTCAACCATTGATATACTGCAAGCATATTACAG GAGCTTGCCGGGTGTGTTCACCAAAGATTTCCCGGATCGGCCACCATATGTTTTTAACTACACGGGAGATGTAGGTGATAACACATTATTTACGCACCAAGGGACAAACGTAACGATGATAAATTACGGGGCAGCTGTGGAAATAGTGTTCCAAGGGACTAATGTTGAGGATGGAGAGTTTCATCCAATGCATCTCCATGGTTATAGCTTCTATTCAGTCGGGACAGGTTATGGCAATTACGATGAGATCACTTCGCCAAAAACATACAATTTGAAGGATCCACCAGAAGTTAACACGGTTGCTCTTCCTAGGAATGGATGGGTTGCAATTCGATTCATAGCCAATAATCCAG GAGTTTGGTTTTTGCATTGTCATTTGGAAAGGCATGCGTCTTGGGGTATGGGCACCGTTCTGATTGTGAAGAATGGACCAACCAAGGAAACAAGTATTCGaccacccccaccaaatatGCCTCGttgttcttaa
- the LOC122295500 gene encoding laccase-14-like codes for MELSKIGLSLGFLCFFFLHGVLACSTRKVHHYSFIVSETNFTRLCITKSMLTVNGQWPGPTIQVRKGDTAFVQVHNHGKYGITIHWHGVKQPRNPWSDGPENVTQCPIQPGKSFIYEVTFSDEVGTVWWHAHSDWSRATVHGAIVILPARGTTYPFRKPDAEKVLVLGEWYNGDLKEIIDKATESGAPPEESTAYTINGQPGFPNNCSKETTYRLQVQYGKTYLLRLVNAVMNEEMFFGIANHKLTVVAQDGAYIKPITTDYIMTSPGQTMDILLIANQPPSHYYIAGSPFFDAGFIATYDSSNTSAILEYTGNFAPPASPPYPSLPNIRNRAAADNFTKRIRALASRAHPVNVPKKIDTKIFMTVGLNELLCPDATCGGPNGNKLSSSLNNISFVTSTIDILQAYYRDLPGVFKKDFPDKPLYVFNYTGEVADNTLYPLQGTNVTMIDYGASVEIVLQGTSVQFGEFHPMHLHGYSFYWVGTGYGNYDETTSPKTYNLKDPPEVNTVGLPRNGWVAIRFVANNPGVWFLHCHLERHASWGMSTVIIVKNGPTKETSIRPPPPNLPSCS; via the exons ATGGAACTAAGCAAGATAGGCTTGAGCCTGGGTTTCCTATGCTTCTTCTTTTTGCATGGAGTTCTGGCCTGCAGTACTCGCAAAGTCCACCACTACAGCTTTATT GTGAGCGAGACGAATTTTACAAGGCTATGTATCACAAAGAGCATGTTGACTGTAAATGGCCAATGGCCTGGCCCAACAATCCAAGTTCGCAAAGGAGATACTGCATTTGTCCAAGTTCACAATCACGGCAAATATGGTATCACTATTCACTG GCACGGAGTGAAGCAGCCAAGAAATCCATGGTCGGATGGTCCTGAGAACGTCACACAGTGCCCTATTCAACCAGGAAAAAGCTTCATTTATGAGGTTACATTTTCAGACGAAGTAGGAACAGTTTGGTGGCATGCCCACAGTGACTGGTCCCGGGCAACAGTCCACGGTGCCATTGTCATCTTACCTGCAAGGGGAACCACTTACCCTTTTCGCAAACCCGATGCTGAAAAAGTGCTTGTACTCg GGGAATGGTACAATGGAGATCTCAAGGAAATAATTGATAAGGCAACAGAATCCGGTGCTCCTCCAGAAGAATCCACTGCCTACACCATCAATGGCCAACCAGGATTCCCAAATAATTGCTCCAAGG AAACAACATATCGTCTACAAGTTCAATACGGCAAGACATATCTTCTCCGTCTGGTAAATGCCGTGATGAATGAAGAAATGTTCTTTGGAATCGCAAACCACAAGCTCACAGTTGTGGCCCAAGATGGTGCATACATAAAACCCATAACCACAGATTACATCATGACAAGTCCCGGACAAACAATGGACATCCTGCTCATTGCAAACCAGCCGCCAAGTCATTATTACATTGCTGGGAGTCCTTTCTTCGACGCCGGTTTTATTGCTACATACGACAGTTCAAACACTTCTGCGATTCTCGAGTATACCGGCAATTTTGCTCCTCCAGCCTctccaccatatccttcccttcCAAATATACGGAACAGGGCTGCTGCAGACAACTTCACAAAACGTATAAGGGCATTGGCGAGTCGTGCACACCCTGTTAATGTCCccaaaaaaattgacacaaaaATATTCATGACCGTTGGTCTAAACGAGTTGCTTTGCCCTGATGCAACATGTGGGGGTCCAAATGGTAATAAGCTGTCATCAAGCTTAAACAACATCAGTTTCGTGACCTCAACCATTGATATACTTCAAGCGTATTACAG GGACTTGCCGGGTGTGTTCAAGAAAGATTTCCCGGATAAGCCATTATATGTTTTTAACTACACGGGAGAAGTAGCTGATAACACATTATATCCGCTCCAAGGGACAAATGTAACGATGATAGATTACGGGGCATCAGTGGAAATAGTCCTCCAAGGGACTAGTGTACAGTTCGGAGAGTTTCATCCAATGCATCTTCATGGTTATAGCTTCTATTGGGTTGGGACAGGTTATGGCAATTACGATGAGACCACTTCGCCAAAAACATACAATTTGAAGGATCCGCCGGAAGTTAACACCGTTGGTCTTCCTAGGAATGGATGGGTTGCGATTCGATTCGTAGCCAATAATCCAG GAGTTTGGTTTTTGCATTGTCATTTGGAACGGCATGCTTCTTGGGGTATGAGCACGGTTATCATTGTGAAGAATGGACCGACCAAGGAAACAAGTATTCGaccacccccaccaaatttGCCTAGTTGTTCTTAG
- the LOC122296034 gene encoding uncharacterized mitochondrial protein AtMg00810-like, which produces MSKNDSSTTNSNLDITIHSSSDNIVFPKPVSDSAENIHVSIPFNSQQQFNNHPSPENTDSINLNDENQFPTLRRSTRQHKAPGYLQSYHCNLADSTTQTSFTNPAITTDGSIERHKARLVAKGYTQREGLDVFETFSPVAKMVTVRCVLSLAAIHSWHLFHLDVNNAFLYGDLDEEVFMKPPPGYLPKGDSRADYSLFTKKEGNSFLALLLYVDDILLASSDLEAIDSVKAALTLQFKLKDLGPAKFFLGMEIARSQRGISLSQRKYTLELLADFGLLAAKPALFPMDTHAKLSKDEGDLLDDITGYRRLIGRLIYLTHTRPDITFAVHHLSQYLDSPRVPHLQAAMRILRYLKLAPGQGLLFPSDSKVHIKAFSDSDWASCIDTRRSLSGYCVFIGDSLVSWKSKKQHTISRSSAEAEYRSMAFTVCEIIWI; this is translated from the exons ATGTCAAAGAATGATTCTTCAACAACCAATTCAAATCTGGACATTACTATTCATTCATCATCAGATAACATCGTTTTTCCAAAACCAGTTTCTGATTCTGCTGAAAATATACATGTCTCCATACCTTTTAATTCCCAACAACAATTCAATAATCATCCTAGTCCAGAAAACACAGattcaataaatttaaatgatgaGAATCAATTTCCTACTCTGAGAAGATCAACTCGGCAACACAAAGCACCTGGTTACCTGCAATCATATCATTGCAATCTGGCTGACTCTACTACTCAAACATCTTTCACAAATCCTGCTATTACTACAG ATGGTTCTATTGAGAGGCATAAGGCTAGACTTGTAGCCAAAGGGTATACTCAAAGAGAAGGCCTAGATGTTTTTGAAACTTTCTCACCTGTTGCAAAAATGGTCACTGTTAGATGTGTCTTATCATTGGCTGCTATACATAGTTGGCATCTTTTTCATTTAGATGTCAACAATGCTTTTTTATATGGAGacttagatgaagaagtttttaTGAAACCACCTCCTGGTTATCTACCTAAGGGGGACTCTCGG GCAGATTATTCTTTGTTTACTAAGAAGGAAGGAAATTCATTTCTGGCTTTATTactttatgtggatgatatccTGCTTGCTAGCAGTGATTTAGAGGCAATTGACTCTGTAAAAGCAGCTTTAACTCTTCAATTtaaattgaaagatttgggacCAGCCAAGTTTTTTCTCGGGATGGAGATTGCAAGATCACAAAGAGGCATTTCTTTGtctcaaagaaaatatactCTAGAGCTGTTAgcagattttggattgttaGCTGCCAAACCTGCTTTGTTCCCAATGGATACTCATGCTAAACTGTCAAAGGATGAAGGTGATTTACTTGATGATATTACTGGTTATCGAAGATTGATTGGTAGACTAATTTACCTCACCCATACCAGACCAGATATTACATTTGCAGTCCACCATTTGAGTCAATATCTGGACAGTCCTCGAGTACCTCATCTTCAAGCTGCAATGAGGATTCTTAGATACTTAAAATTAGCTCCTGGACAGGGTCTTTTATTTCCAAGTGATTCCAAGGTGCATATAAAGGCATTTTCAGATTCGGACTGGGCAAGTTGTATAGATACCCGCAGGTCTCTTAGTGGCTATTGTGTTTTCATTGGTGATTCTTTGGTatcttggaaatcaaagaagcaaCATACAATTTCTAGGAGCTCAGCAGAAGCTGAATACAGATCAATGGCATTTACAGTTTGTGAAATAATCTGGATTTGA